The following are from one region of the Sorghum bicolor cultivar BTx623 chromosome 2, Sorghum_bicolor_NCBIv3, whole genome shotgun sequence genome:
- the LOC8060252 gene encoding WRKY transcription factor WRKY76, whose translation MLLMDSARRAGCSPSPVCLDLSVGLSPSSPGSSGPETTADTDDRLDRPAAGCRVASSLSDEQAKTLEAKLTQVSEENRRLTEMIAYLYASQVARQSSSSPDTTSRKRSRDSLEPPSNSSDGNANAKAEPGDHAAVESALSDEGTCRRIKVTRVCTRIDPADATLTVKDGYQWRKYGQKVTRDNPSPRAYFRCAYAPSCPVKKKVQRSAEDSSLLVATYEGEHNHPSPTRAGELPSSASATASGPVPCSISINSSGPTITLDLTKNGGGGGVRVLDAAEAPDLKKLCQEIASPDFRTALVEQMARSLTSDSKFTHALAAAILQQLPEY comes from the exons ATGCTGCTCATGGACTCGGCGCGCCGCGCCGGCTGCTCCCCGTCCCCGGTCTGCTTGGACCTCAGCGTCGGCCTTTCGCCGTCGTCGCCGGGGAGCAGCGGCCCGGAAACGACAGCTGACACTGACGACAGGCTTGACCGTCCCGCCGCTGGCTGCAGGGTGGCATCGTCCCTGTCTGACGAGCAG GCCAAGACCCTGGAGGCCAAGCTCACCCAGGTCAGCGAGGAGAACCGCCGGCTCACCGAGATGATCGCCTACCTGTACGCCAGCCAGGTCGCGCGGCAGAGCTCCAGCTCCCCCGACACCACCAGCAGGAAGAGGAGCAGGGACAGCCTGGAGCCGCCGTCGAATTCCAGCGACGGCAACGCCAACGCCAAGGCGGAGCCCGGCGACCATGCCGCCGTCGAGAGCGCCCTCAGCGACGAGGGCACGTGCAGGCGGATCAAGGTCACCAGGGTCTGCACCCGGATCGACCCCGCCGACGCCACGCTCACCGTCAAAGACGGCTACCAATGGCGAAAGTACGGCCAGAAGGTGACCCGCGACAACCCGTCCCCGAGAGCCTACTTCCGCTGCGCATACGCTCCCTCCTGCCCCGTCAAGAAGAAG GTGCAGAGGAGCGCGGAGGACAGCTCCTTGCTGGTGGCGACGTACGAGGGCGAGCACAACCACCCGAGCCCGACGCGCGCCGGCGAGCTCCCCAGCTCCGCCTCCGCGACGGCCAGCGGCCCCGTGCCGTGCTCCATCTCCATCAACTCCTCCGGCCCGACCATCACGCTGGACCTCACCAAGAACGGAGGGGGAGGCGGCGTGCGGGTGCTCGACGCCGCCGAGGCGCCCGACCTCAAGAAGCTGTGCCAGGAGATCGCGTCGCCGGATTTCCGGACGGCGCTCGTGGAGCAGATGGCGCGCTCGCTGACCAGCGATTCCAAGTTCACCCACGCGCTGGCTGCCGCGATCCTGCAGCAGCTGCCGGAGTACTAG